Proteins encoded in a region of the Limanda limanda chromosome 17, fLimLim1.1, whole genome shotgun sequence genome:
- the hoatz gene encoding cilia- and flagella-associated protein HOATZ, translated as MSVHPEDLDQYFTVFEGSAPQDVSHARQLWSSMSMLPPLESRLLSADTRQRLPVSRPQRGSTAAAGPRTSSASETPSVPALRQRREERQRYEAMADQRREILALLRRRREQRIQKELLSEPFKPKGKLGGGKALKVHQSSDCEMDTELVKQLQ; from the coding sequence ATGTCTGTTCATCCGGAGGACTTGGATCAATACTTCACGGTGTTTGAAGGCTCTGCTCCGCAGGACGTGTCTCACGCCCGGCAGCTGTGGAGCTCCATGTCCATGCTGCCGCCGCTCGAGTCCCGGCTGCTGTCGGCTGATACCCGACAGAGGCTGCCGGTGTCCCGGCCGCAGCGCGGCAGCACCGCGGCTGCAGGACCCCGGACCTCCAGTGCCTCGGAGACACCGAGCGTCCCGGCTCTGCGGCAGCGACGGGAGGAGAGGCAGCGGTACGAGGCCATGGCCGATCAGAGGAGGGAGATCCTGGCTCTGCTGAGGAGGCGCAGGGAGCAGAGGATCCAGAAGGAGCTGCTGTCTGAGCCCTTTAAACCGAAGGGGAAGCTCGGAGGAGGAAAAGCGCTGAAAGTGCACCAGAGTTCAGACTGTGAGATGGACACGGAGCTGGT